CTCACCGCGCTGTACGACACCGTCGGCAGGCTCTGGCGGTCCGGCGTCGACATCGACTGGGACGCCTTCCGCGGCACAACGCGACCGCGGCGGGTGTCCCTGCCGGGCTACCCGTTCCAGCGCAGCCGCTACTGGATCGGCCCCGACTCCGGCAGTTACGAACCACTGGGTTTGGAGGAGGCGTCATGGACGAGCCACTCGTCGCCATCGTAGGCGCGGGCGTCATGGGCACCGGGATCTCGACGCTCGTCGTCGGACACGGACTGCCCGTCGTACTGGTGGACATCGACGAAGGCGTGCTGGAGCGCGCCGCCGCCGCGACCGCCGGCGGCCTGCGGCACGCGACGCTGATGGGCGCGCTGCCGGCCGGGCGCGCCCCGGCGCGGCTGCGCACCACACTGTCGCTGGACGAGGTCGCCGACGCCGCGGTGGTCATCGAGGCGGTCACCGAACTGCCCGAGAGGAAGGCGGAAGTCCTCGCCGGCGTCTCGGCGCTGGTGCGCCCCGGCACGCCCCTGATCACCAACACCTCCGGCATACCCATCGACGAAATGGCCGCGTGGGTGAAGAGCCCGGGCGATCTCATCGGAACGCACTTCATGAACCCCGCGTACCTGATCTCGATGGTCGAGGTGATCCGCGGCCCGCGG
This sequence is a window from Streptomyces rubradiris. Protein-coding genes within it:
- a CDS encoding 3-hydroxyacyl-CoA dehydrogenase family protein — protein: MDEPLVAIVGAGVMGTGISTLVVGHGLPVVLVDIDEGVLERAAAATAGGLRHATLMGALPAGRAPARLRTTLSLDEVADAAVVIEAVTELPERKAEVLAGVSALVRPGTPLITNTSGIPIDEMAAWVKSPGDLIGTHFMNPAYLISMVEVIRGPRTADGTVESVLSLLTRIGRRAVVVRDAPGFVTSRLLHPMINDAARVVGAGTATVEDVDTLMQGCLGHPTGPLRTADLIGIDNLVDALEALYARTGDERCRPSELLLEKVRRGELGRKSGRGFYNYSEAQS